The following are from one region of the Streptococcus sp. 1643 genome:
- a CDS encoding DUF3270 domain-containing protein has protein sequence MSARKLEAYEFEQAPELKQTPLYQDYTPEAPVGPNLKEILFFVNIACFCIFMALFSFIFLALKLNTALSFVAAIGLSFALLQLQRKIMKRKFSK, from the coding sequence ATGTCCGCAAGAAAATTAGAAGCTTATGAGTTTGAACAAGCTCCCGAATTAAAACAAACTCCGCTTTACCAAGATTACACACCTGAAGCCCCAGTTGGCCCTAACCTAAAAGAGATTTTATTTTTTGTAAATATCGCTTGTTTCTGTATTTTTATGGCACTGTTTAGTTTTATCTTTTTAGCTTTAAAATTAAATACAGCCTTATCCTTTGTCGCTGCAATAGGTCTTAGTTTCGCCCTTTTACAACTTCAACGAAAGATAATGAAACGAAAATTTTCAAAATAA